A DNA window from Porites lutea chromosome 6, jaPorLute2.1, whole genome shotgun sequence contains the following coding sequences:
- the LOC140941108 gene encoding nucleolar protein 12-like gives MAAKKKLRKEKKVLVFDENSRREYLLGFRKRKNERRKKAQEDLTKKEKERRRELKLEKKRSMVEQIEKRRKELEALESDESEDEQDVPGVNTTYDHPDHVVTVTTISDVNLDSGKFACIGPNKGLMETSTSEETASLQEKQLNNDKVRETEKCTSKKQRFHKKFKKRRSKKIEKEQKGQSGKTIRKRKQIHSHGKSKHFKKS, from the exons atggcggccaaGAAGAAGctaaggaaagaaaagaaagttctCGTTTTTGATGAAAATTCTCGCAG AGAATATCTTCTTGGATTTCGCAAGAGGAAAAATGAGCGGAGGAAAAAAGCCCAAGAAGACTtgacaaagaaggaaaaagagcGAAGGAGGGAGCTGAAATTGGAG AAGAAGCGTAGTATGGTGGAGCAAATAGAAAAACGGAGGAAAGAATTAG AGGCTCTTGAATCTGATGAATCAGAAGATGAACAAGATGTTCCTGGAGTCAATACAACCTATGATCATCCTGATCATGTTGTCACAGTAACTACAATCAGTGATGTCAACTTAGACAGTGGTAAATTTGCATGTATTGGACCAAACAAG GGCTTGATGGAGACATCAACATCAGAGGAAACTGCCTCACTACAAGAGAAACAGCTGAACAATGATAAAGTTAGAGAGACTGAAAA ATGTACTTCAAAAAAGCAAAGATTtcacaagaaatttaaaaagaggAGAAGTAAGAAAATTGAGAAAGAACAGAAAGGACAGTCTGGGAAAACTattagaaagagaaaacaaattcATTCTCATGGAAAATCCAAGCACTTTAAAAAGTCATAA
- the LOC140941109 gene encoding centromere protein M-like, with product MAENVNTLSRFSKLPDKNQATALFVGVKGIGKHRVARSTLAVHTDFSVQIRIATGLPLPEDSENARPRIDFIVLFVDLTNNLSLETIKASVKQMDIDYFLGHCCFVVVQAKNEAKHAVSIQEVTSLADSFDSPLICADLRKEEDIKFLSTKLVHLLQVSCGFCADVTTLLLDTTRKSFVFEDELNGMIE from the exons atggcgGAAAACGTAAACACTCTGTCGCGGTTTTCAAAGCTTCCAGACAAGAATCAAGCCACTGCTTTG TTTGTGGGTGTCAAGGGAATTGGAAAGCACCGCGTTGCAAGATCTACGCTAGCTGTTCACACTGATTTCTCTGTACAAAT ACGTATTGCTACTGGTCTGCCATTGCCAGAGGACAGTGAGAACGCAAGGCCAAGAATTGATTTTATAGTGCTGTTTGTTGACTTGACCAATAACTTGAG TTTGGAAACAATCAAAGCTTCAGTCAAACAAATGGACATTGACTACTTTCTGGGCCACTGCTGCTTTGTAGTAGTGCAAG CCAAAAATGAAGCCAAACATGCTGTTAGCATCCAGGAAGTAACAAGCCTTGCTGACAGCTTTGATTCACCTTTAATTTGTGCAGACTTGAGG AAAGAGGAAGACATCAAATTCTTGTCAACAAAACTTGTTCACCTTCTTCAAGTATCCTGTGGATTCTGTGCAGATGTCACAACATTACTACTGGACACAACAAGAAAATCATTTGTGTTTGAGGATGAATTAAATGGCATGATAGAGTAA